A window of Cryptococcus tetragattii IND107 chromosome 5, whole genome shotgun sequence genomic DNA:
ACCCTCAAAAGCTTTCTGACTTGCTCATACacgctcttcatcttttcagCTTTGAAAGGACGGTTCCTACACATCACAGATATTCATCCTGATCCTCACTACAAGGCAGGATCCACTTTTGACTCTGGGTGTCATAGGAAACCTaagaaggataaaaagGTTAAAAGCAGGGCAACTGAGAACGAGATGGGCAATGAGCTTGTAGACGACGAAAACTTGGACACTTTGAAAAAGACCGAAGATCTTGCAGGGAAATGGGGAACAGCAGTGTCGTAAGCGCTTGTAGCTTGTTCTCTCAGTTTCAAAGATTGCTGATGGATATTTTAGAGATTGCGATTGTCCCATGTCGCTGGTCAATATTACATTCGACTGGTTAAAAGAAGAGTGGGCCAACGAGATTGACTTCGTAGTATGGACAGGAGACAACGCCAGGTCCGTGTTTTCTACCAACAAATAACTTTATGGCTGAAGAATAGTTTCCAGGCATGACATTGATCGAAGAAAGCCTAGAACGCCCAAGGAAATTTTTGATTCCAATCGCATGATTGTTGATAGGATGCTAGACACCTTTGGACGCGATATGCCGATTGTTCCTAGTATTGGAAACAATGACATTTACCCCCATAATGTTCTTGCCGCCGGACCGAATCGTATTACCGAAGAATTTTTACTGTGAATGTCTTTACGCCTAGAGCCAAATTTTGAGCTTACTCTGGAATAGCATTTGGAAACATTTTATCCCGTCTGAGGCCGGCCACGTTTTTGAACGAGGGGCATATTTCTCTGTTGAAGTTATTCCTGACAGATTAGCAGTGATCTCTCTAAACACGCTATTCTGGTACGACTCCAACACCCGTATGTCCTCTATTTACGTGGTTGAGATTGACTTGTGCTGACCTATCCTTTCCCAGTCGTTGATGGGTGCAGAGACCATTCGAAAGACCCCGGCGCTCTCGAAATGGACTGGTTGGAGGTACAATTGGACAACTTCCGACAGCGGGGGATGCAAGTATGGTTAACCGGACATGTACCACCTCATATGAGCCACTACTATGACAACTGTTGTGCGTTATCTTAATTGCTCTATTTGAGGCCTCGCTAATAGTACTTCTGACAGATTTGAGGTACGGTGATCTGGCATTGAGATATCAAGACACTATTGTCGGACATCTGTTCGGCCATATGTGCGTCTATCGCATCTACGTCAGGTCGTTGGGCTTACCTTTACTTGTGTGGCAGGAACATTgaccacttcttcttcattgacGTCGACGAGCTCGAAGCCACCTCCGAGCTTACCTCTATCTTCTCAAATACTACGTCTCGCGACCTTCCCCTCCTTAACGGTGCCCATCTTCCTAAACCTGGCCCTGGAAAATATACCACCATGGGTCGCTCTAGTGCTCAAACCTTAGAGGAAGAACTTCGTAAAGATTTTGGCGAGATGCCTGGTCCGAACATattgaagttgaaggattATGCGGTTATGAATGTTGCACCAAGTGTGATTCCAACTTATTACCCTGGCATCCGAATATTTTCGTGAGTTTCTTTTGTCAAAGATAGAGATGCCCAGCCGCTGATGGGCTTTCCTAGATACAATATCTCGGATGAAGGGGATTCGTTGGACGAGGGTCACTACTATCAAGAGGCAGATGAGCTgctggatgatgaaggcggCGAAGATGAACTAGAAGAGTTGGAGCCTCCATCGGATAACGACTTCTTCGGTAGTCCGGATGAGCGAGAGAACGAGGATGTCGAGATTCTAAGACGCAGTGGTCGCCACCGGCATGACAAACCGAAAGGCGACTGT
This region includes:
- a CDS encoding endopolyphosphatase; this translates as MRSPLVASLLALTLSIASSAAISSTEQMPLNVSFSQLDNSESQDVRINKKRPLKGRFLHITDIHPDPHYKAGSTFDSGCHRKPKKDKKVKSRATENEMGNELVDDENLDTLKKTEDLAGKWGTAVSDCDCPMSLVNITFDWLKEEWANEIDFVVWTGDNARHDIDRRKPRTPKEIFDSNRMIVDRMLDTFGRDMPIVPSIGNNDIYPHNVLAAGPNRITEEFLLIWKHFIPSEAGHVFERGAYFSVEVIPDRLAVISLNTLFWYDSNTLVDGCRDHSKDPGALEMDWLEVQLDNFRQRGMQVWLTGHVPPHMSHYYDNCYLRYGDLALRYQDTIVGHLFGHMNIDHFFFIDVDELEATSELTSIFSNTTSRDLPLLNGAHLPKPGPGKYTTMGRSSAQTLEEELRKDFGEMPGPNILKLKDYAVMNVAPSVIPTYYPGIRIFSYNISDEGDSLDEGHYYQEADELLDDEGGEDELEELEPPSDNDFFGSPDERENEDVEILRRSGRHRHDKPKGDCSLPENEDKPHCTFKRKPRHYSKRSPSRTNRALSPLGYTQFYLPSMMNQKKKPEWEIEYTTYKVKKLVPSSPENTTQPLPVPLHLLPEYDPRIFSKPENKTEEKEVAKKRAKFYKAVKAVTPYRMKDLTIGSWVKLARMLVLEKKRWKKFAELMVVSTETD